One genomic window of Candidatus Pseudobacter hemicellulosilyticus includes the following:
- a CDS encoding TonB-dependent receptor, giving the protein MKKTTIVDRSYEAGIHAVMPLGEPLVSDCLRLPSQCLQPVQNKGHRSRSMGEKILMAMKITTLLMLTVCLHVTAETSSQTITLTSEQMPLVKVFAEIKKQTGYVVFYTKDLLRNTSPASLAVKDLDLRSFMDLVLKDQPLKYKIADKTIILLHKAPLLFPTLPEPTELAAPVPPPAPIKGQVTDEEGKPLSNISVLIKGTAHGTSTDENGNFSFPDVKPGQTLVFSSVEVETRELKVTSGQSTLNVTLKRAVSDLNQVIVVGYGTMKKSDVNAAITTVKPSDLVKVSSPDFSQMLMGRAAGVTVTQGTAQPGGSLNILVRGAPSTGAGNQPLYVIDGFPVVGDGVSPGSGNQWNAGGRSPLNDINPNDIASIEILKDAAATAIYGARGASGVILITTKRGGGGQAKVEYSMNMSTQEVIKKPSLLTASEFLNEREKYNHETYLINNKLGPYGDTDPGTVAPYTPLFTPDDITAAGAGTNWYNLMTQPGIVNQHNITVTQGTKTYKSLFSVNYFDQRGVVKTSGIQRLSLRYNFDQEIRRWWNYGASAMASLVTEKNATLGGGRDATAGIIESAMNYSPLVKPQKTIDGFWIEDPSQALLNHPLSYLDITDKTKSKRFMTSLYTNVHFLQDVLWVKLSGGIDARNGKRQNYFPQTTRYGSQVGGDANINSASREDYLGEAVLNFQKSFGRKHKLLSLAGYSYQQQNDEGVYVNAKRFTSDALYYYRIQAGEERPIVSSYRGRHVLASYFTRMQYSFDQKYLFTFSARVDGSDRFGANNKYAFFPSAAFAWRAIEEDFIRNIDWVSDLKLRVSAGQVGNENLPNSAAYALYSFQGQNYYFDGQENKGVTLSKLANPNLRWETTSEINVGMDFGFLRNRLSGSLDVFYKEVSDLLSYRTLPHYSIVSGVYSNVGRTQSKGVELTLRSINLEGPLHWSSALTFTAYRDRWMERDPKVILRPYESGTDPLSSVFTLVSDGLKQPGEETPHMPGLLPGQMKYRDLNGRDADGKLTGKPDGRIDEADVVYLGTRAPKFTVGLNNTLSFGNFDLSMFWYAVVGAYKLPETRMEHSVFGSYGIQLLRDNYNFLSEIKDRWSSANPNATLPSGIVNSFDQYGSPYWEKASYARLKNLTIGYDLTRVLKPSWAVSARIFVTGENLATITNYNGFDPEVENDRASYPQQRSFSFGLDVKF; this is encoded by the coding sequence ATGAAAAAAACAACGATTGTGGACCGGTCGTATGAAGCTGGTATCCACGCGGTTATGCCTCTGGGCGAGCCGCTGGTCAGTGATTGCCTCCGGTTGCCTTCCCAATGCCTGCAGCCCGTTCAGAACAAGGGCCATCGTTCCCGCAGCATGGGAGAAAAAATCCTGATGGCAATGAAAATAACGACCTTGCTCATGCTCACTGTTTGCCTGCACGTAACTGCGGAAACGTCCTCGCAAACCATCACTTTGACAAGTGAACAGATGCCGCTCGTCAAAGTCTTCGCCGAGATCAAAAAACAGACCGGCTACGTGGTCTTTTATACCAAGGACCTGCTGCGAAATACCAGCCCGGCTTCCCTGGCTGTAAAGGACCTTGACCTGCGCAGTTTCATGGACCTGGTACTCAAAGACCAGCCCCTGAAATACAAGATCGCTGACAAGACCATCATCCTGCTGCACAAAGCGCCCCTCCTGTTCCCAACCCTGCCTGAACCTACCGAATTGGCCGCACCCGTACCGCCGCCGGCCCCCATCAAAGGACAGGTAACGGACGAAGAAGGAAAACCACTCAGCAATATCAGCGTGCTGATCAAAGGCACAGCCCATGGCACTTCCACCGATGAGAACGGCAATTTCTCTTTCCCCGATGTGAAGCCCGGTCAGACCCTGGTCTTCAGCTCCGTGGAAGTAGAGACCCGCGAGCTGAAAGTGACCAGTGGCCAGAGCACCCTCAACGTGACCCTGAAAAGAGCAGTGTCCGACCTGAACCAGGTGATTGTAGTAGGGTATGGCACCATGAAGAAAAGTGATGTGAACGCCGCCATCACTACGGTAAAGCCCAGCGACCTGGTAAAAGTATCCTCCCCTGATTTTTCCCAGATGCTGATGGGCCGCGCAGCCGGTGTTACCGTTACCCAGGGTACGGCCCAGCCCGGCGGCTCCCTGAATATCCTGGTGCGCGGCGCGCCCAGCACCGGCGCCGGTAACCAGCCCCTGTATGTGATTGACGGTTTCCCCGTAGTAGGCGACGGCGTATCGCCCGGCAGCGGCAACCAGTGGAATGCCGGCGGCCGCAGCCCGCTCAATGACATTAACCCCAATGACATTGCCAGTATTGAGATCCTGAAAGACGCCGCCGCCACCGCTATCTATGGCGCCCGCGGCGCCAGCGGCGTTATCCTGATCACCACCAAACGCGGTGGGGGCGGGCAGGCCAAGGTGGAATACAGTATGAACATGTCCACCCAGGAGGTGATCAAAAAACCTTCCCTGCTCACAGCTTCCGAATTCCTGAACGAAAGGGAGAAATACAATCACGAAACTTACCTCATCAATAATAAGCTGGGACCCTACGGTGATACCGATCCCGGTACCGTAGCGCCCTATACGCCGCTGTTCACCCCGGATGATATAACAGCAGCCGGCGCAGGCACCAACTGGTATAATCTTATGACCCAGCCCGGCATCGTGAACCAGCACAATATCACGGTGACGCAGGGTACCAAGACTTACAAGTCTCTGTTCTCCGTCAACTATTTTGACCAGCGCGGTGTGGTGAAGACCTCCGGTATCCAACGCCTCAGCCTCCGCTATAATTTTGACCAGGAGATCCGCCGCTGGTGGAATTATGGCGCATCGGCCATGGCCTCCCTGGTAACAGAAAAGAATGCCACCCTGGGCGGCGGCCGTGACGCCACGGCCGGAATCATTGAATCCGCCATGAACTATAGCCCGCTGGTAAAACCCCAGAAAACGATAGATGGATTCTGGATAGAAGATCCCAGCCAGGCCCTGCTCAATCACCCGCTTTCTTACCTGGACATTACGGATAAGACCAAGTCGAAACGTTTCATGACCTCCCTGTACACCAATGTCCATTTCCTCCAGGATGTACTCTGGGTAAAGCTTTCCGGCGGTATTGACGCCCGTAACGGGAAAAGGCAGAACTATTTCCCCCAGACCACTCGCTACGGCAGCCAGGTGGGTGGTGATGCCAATATCAACTCCGCTTCACGGGAAGATTACCTGGGTGAGGCCGTGCTGAACTTCCAGAAAAGCTTTGGCAGGAAACACAAGCTGCTCTCGCTGGCCGGCTATTCCTACCAGCAGCAGAACGATGAAGGCGTGTACGTGAATGCCAAACGCTTCACTTCCGACGCCCTCTACTATTACCGCATACAGGCCGGTGAGGAAAGACCTATTGTCAGCTCCTACAGGGGCCGCCACGTGCTGGCTTCCTATTTCACGAGGATGCAGTATTCCTTCGACCAGAAATACCTGTTCACCTTTTCCGCCCGCGTGGATGGGAGCGACCGGTTTGGCGCCAATAACAAATATGCTTTCTTCCCCTCCGCTGCCTTTGCCTGGAGGGCCATTGAAGAAGATTTTATACGAAATATAGACTGGGTCTCCGACCTGAAGCTCCGCGTCAGCGCCGGCCAGGTAGGTAATGAGAACCTGCCTAACAGCGCTGCTTATGCGCTCTATAGCTTCCAGGGCCAGAACTATTATTTCGACGGACAGGAAAACAAAGGCGTTACCCTTTCCAAGCTGGCCAATCCCAACCTGAGATGGGAAACCACCAGCGAGATCAACGTTGGTATGGATTTCGGCTTCCTGCGCAACCGCCTCAGCGGTAGCCTGGATGTGTTCTATAAAGAGGTGAGCGACCTGCTCAGCTACCGCACCCTGCCGCATTATTCCATTGTGTCCGGCGTTTACTCCAATGTAGGCAGGACCCAGAGCAAGGGCGTGGAACTTACCCTCCGAAGCATCAACCTGGAAGGACCGCTGCACTGGTCGTCCGCACTGACCTTTACCGCTTACCGCGACCGCTGGATGGAGCGTGATCCCAAAGTGATCCTGCGCCCCTATGAGTCCGGCACCGATCCCCTCAGCTCCGTGTTCACCCTGGTATCCGACGGTCTCAAGCAACCCGGCGAAGAAACACCGCATATGCCCGGCCTGCTGCCCGGCCAGATGAAATACCGGGACCTCAACGGCCGTGATGCAGACGGAAAGCTCACCGGCAAACCCGATGGCAGGATTGATGAAGCCGATGTGGTATACCTCGGCACCCGCGCCCCTAAATTTACCGTGGGCCTCAACAATACCCTGAGCTTCGGCAATTTTGACCTGAGCATGTTCTGGTATGCCGTGGTAGGGGCCTACAAACTGCCCGAGACCCGCATGGAACACAGTGTATTCGGCAGCTATGGTATCCAGCTCCTGCGTGATAACTATAATTTCCTCAGCGAGATCAAAGACAGGTGGAGCAGCGCCAATCCGAATGCTACGCTGCCCAGTGGTATTGTGAACAGCTTTGACCAGTATGGCAGCCCCTACTGGGAAAAAGCCTCCTATGCCAGGCTGAAGAACCTGACCATCGGGTATGATCTGACCAGGGTCCTGAAACCAAGCTGGGCCGTATCCGCCAGGATATTTGTAACAGGGGAGAACCTGGCCACCATCACCAATTACAATGGCTTTGATCCGGAAGTGGAGAACGACCGTGCCTCTTATCCCCAGCAACGCTCATTCTCCTTTGGGCTTGATGTTAAATTTTAA